From Streptomyces sp. NBC_01754, a single genomic window includes:
- a CDS encoding ADP-ribosylglycohydrolase family protein yields the protein MSTGTMAVWGRAEQQDFRSRVRGSLLGGAIGDALGAGVSGLTLEAIRDAHGPEGVTDFVAAHGRRGAVSAVTQLTLFTVDGLIRAQVRRDTGAWHPPTDVHRAHQRWAATQNAWGPDERRDDNGWLACEEWLYARRAPTRECLIGFGDTTMGTLDDPKNPAARDSAALTRSAPFGLLVGWDPQLVLQLAVECAAHTHGHATAQLAAGALALMVHGLARGQTLDGSVQHTLALLADRPGNEQVSDALGQALGSVRQGIPGPALIEALGDTDSAEEVLAVALYCALVGEDVRHGLRLAVNHSGPSAATAAVCGALLGALHGETALPPAWLAELEGRSTLLELSDDFAMEMTQGPSLHSPAAAAPGWLARYPRV from the coding sequence GTGAGCACAGGGACCATGGCTGTCTGGGGCCGTGCCGAGCAGCAGGACTTCCGCAGCCGGGTACGGGGCTCCCTGCTCGGCGGCGCCATCGGTGACGCGCTCGGGGCCGGTGTCTCCGGGCTCACCCTGGAGGCGATACGCGACGCCCACGGGCCGGAGGGGGTCACCGACTTCGTCGCCGCGCACGGCAGGCGCGGAGCCGTCAGCGCCGTCACCCAGCTCACCCTCTTCACCGTCGACGGCCTGATACGGGCCCAGGTGCGGCGGGACACCGGGGCCTGGCACCCGCCCACCGATGTGCACCGCGCCCATCAGAGGTGGGCGGCCACCCAGAACGCCTGGGGGCCCGACGAACGCCGGGACGACAACGGCTGGCTGGCCTGTGAGGAGTGGCTGTACGCCCGCCGCGCCCCCACCCGTGAATGCCTCATCGGCTTCGGCGACACCACGATGGGCACCCTCGACGACCCCAAGAACCCGGCCGCGCGGGACTCCGCCGCGCTCACCCGGTCCGCTCCGTTCGGGCTGCTCGTCGGATGGGACCCGCAGCTCGTCCTCCAACTGGCCGTCGAGTGCGCCGCCCACACCCACGGACACGCCACCGCCCAGCTGGCGGCGGGCGCGCTGGCCCTCATGGTGCACGGACTGGCCCGCGGCCAGACTCTGGACGGCTCGGTCCAGCACACCCTCGCGCTGCTCGCGGACCGCCCCGGCAACGAACAGGTCAGCGACGCGCTGGGACAGGCCCTCGGCTCGGTACGGCAGGGGATCCCCGGCCCCGCCCTCATCGAGGCACTCGGCGACACCGACTCCGCGGAGGAGGTGCTCGCGGTGGCGCTGTACTGCGCCCTGGTCGGAGAGGACGTACGGCACGGGCTGCGCCTCGCCGTGAACCACTCGGGGCCCTCGGCGGCCACCGCGGCCGTCTGCGGGGCGCTGCTCGGCGCGTTGCACGGGGAGACGGCCCTGCCGCCGGCCTGGCTGGCCGAGTTGGAGGGACGCTCGACCCTTCTCGAACTCTCCGACGACTTCGCCATGGAGATGACCCAGGGTCCGTCCCTGCACAGTCCGGCCGCGGCCGCCCCGGGCTGGCTCGCCCGCTATCCCCGGGTCTGA
- a CDS encoding carboxymuconolactone decarboxylase family protein has translation MEARLNVFGSPLVAKVIKHINAAGKVIADSPLPAATQELVKIRASQINSCGFCLDMHTKDAIEAGENATRLHLVAAWREAKVFTDAERAALELTEQGTRLADAAGGVTDEVWANAAKHYDEEQLIALVSLIALINTYNRVNVITRQPAGDYRPGMLG, from the coding sequence ATGGAAGCCCGGCTCAACGTCTTCGGCAGCCCGCTCGTGGCCAAGGTCATCAAGCACATCAACGCGGCCGGCAAGGTGATCGCGGACTCACCGCTGCCCGCCGCCACCCAGGAACTGGTCAAGATCCGGGCCAGCCAGATCAACAGCTGCGGGTTCTGCCTCGACATGCACACCAAGGACGCCATCGAGGCCGGTGAGAACGCGACGCGTCTGCACCTGGTCGCGGCCTGGCGGGAGGCGAAGGTGTTCACCGACGCCGAGCGGGCGGCCCTGGAGCTGACGGAACAGGGCACCCGCCTCGCCGACGCCGCGGGCGGTGTCACGGACGAGGTCTGGGCGAACGCCGCCAAGCACTACGACGAGGAGCAGCTCATCGCCTTGGTGTCGCTGATCGCCCTCATCAACACCTACAACCGGGTCAACGTCATCACCCGGCAGCCCGCGGGGGACTACCGGCCGGGCATGCTGGGCTGA
- a CDS encoding bifunctional FO biosynthesis protein CofGH — protein sequence MTVPQRGRPTTNAMRRALRRARDGVALDVAEAAVLLQARGEDLEDLAASAARVRDAGLEAVGRPGVITYSRKVFIPLTRLCRDTCHYCTFVTVPGKLRRAGHGMFLSPDEVLDIARKGAEAGCKEALFTLGDRPEDRWPEAREWLEAEGYDDTLAYVRAMAIRVLEETGLLPHLNPGVLTWTDLQRLKPVAPSMGMMLETTATRLWSEKGGPHHGSPDKEPAVRLRVLEDAGRSNVPFTTGILIGIGEDCEERADSLFELRRTARAYHGIQEVIVQNFRAKPDTAMRGMPDAELEELAAAIAVARHVLGPSARIQAPPNLADAEYALLIGAGIDDWGGVSPLTPDHVNPERPWPHIEELAARTAESGFELRERLTIYPEFIRRGEPWLDPRLLPHVRALAEPETGLAKEGAIPAGLPWQEPDEGFNASGRTDLHRTIDTEGRTGDRRDDFDEVYGDWEALREAAAPGMVPSRIDTDVRQALSQAADDPVKLTDDQALALLHADGQALDELCRIADTLRRDVVGDDVTYVVTRNINFTNVCYTGCRFCAFAQRRTDADAYTLSLDQVADRAAQAWDVGAVEVCMQGGIHPDLPGTAYFDIARAVRERVPDLHVHAFSPMEVVNGATRTGLSIRDWLLAAREAGLGSIPGTAAEILDDEVRWILTKGKLPTATWLEVIRTAHEVGLRSSSTMMYGHVDQPRHWLGHFRTLARLQQETGGFTEFVTLPFIHTNAPVYLAGIARPGPTDRDNRAVTAMARLLLHPHITNIQTSWVKLGTEGAAEMLRSGANDLGGTLMEETISRMAGSSYGSYRSVQDLVAIADLAGRPAKPRTTLYGEVPEERIRAAAASDGHLPELLPVLEG from the coding sequence ATGACCGTTCCTCAGCGCGGACGCCCCACGACCAACGCCATGCGGCGCGCCCTCCGGCGGGCCCGCGACGGTGTCGCCCTCGACGTGGCCGAGGCCGCCGTACTGCTCCAGGCGCGAGGGGAGGATCTCGAGGACCTCGCGGCCTCCGCCGCCCGGGTGCGTGACGCCGGGCTGGAGGCGGTGGGCAGGCCAGGGGTCATCACGTACTCCCGCAAGGTCTTCATCCCCCTCACCCGGCTCTGCCGCGACACCTGTCACTACTGCACCTTCGTCACCGTGCCCGGCAAGCTCAGGCGGGCCGGGCACGGGATGTTCCTGTCACCGGACGAGGTGCTCGACATCGCCCGTAAGGGTGCCGAAGCGGGCTGCAAGGAAGCACTGTTCACGCTCGGCGACCGGCCCGAGGACCGCTGGCCCGAGGCGCGGGAGTGGCTGGAGGCCGAGGGATACGACGACACCCTGGCCTACGTACGGGCCATGGCGATCCGGGTCCTGGAGGAGACGGGGTTGCTCCCGCACCTCAACCCCGGCGTGCTGACCTGGACCGACCTCCAGCGCCTCAAGCCGGTCGCCCCCTCCATGGGCATGATGCTGGAGACGACCGCGACCCGGCTCTGGTCCGAGAAGGGCGGCCCGCACCACGGCTCGCCGGACAAGGAACCGGCCGTCCGGCTGCGGGTCCTGGAGGACGCGGGACGCTCCAACGTGCCGTTCACCACAGGCATCCTGATCGGCATCGGGGAGGACTGCGAGGAGCGGGCCGACTCCCTCTTCGAGCTGCGCCGGACGGCCCGCGCCTACCACGGCATCCAGGAGGTCATCGTCCAGAACTTCCGTGCGAAGCCCGACACGGCGATGCGCGGGATGCCGGACGCGGAGCTGGAGGAGCTGGCCGCGGCGATCGCCGTCGCCCGCCACGTCCTGGGTCCGTCCGCCCGCATCCAGGCCCCGCCGAACCTGGCGGACGCCGAGTACGCCCTGCTCATCGGCGCGGGTATCGACGACTGGGGCGGGGTATCGCCGCTCACGCCGGACCACGTCAACCCCGAGCGCCCCTGGCCGCACATCGAGGAGTTGGCCGCCCGCACCGCCGAGTCCGGCTTCGAGCTGCGCGAACGGCTCACCATCTACCCCGAGTTCATCCGGCGCGGCGAACCCTGGCTCGATCCCCGCCTGCTGCCGCACGTGCGGGCACTCGCCGAGCCGGAGACCGGGCTCGCGAAGGAGGGCGCCATCCCGGCCGGCCTTCCCTGGCAGGAGCCCGACGAGGGGTTCAACGCCTCCGGCCGCACCGATCTGCACCGCACCATCGACACCGAGGGCCGCACCGGCGACCGGCGCGACGACTTCGACGAGGTGTACGGCGACTGGGAGGCGCTGCGTGAGGCCGCCGCCCCCGGCATGGTCCCGTCCCGCATCGACACCGACGTACGCCAGGCCCTGAGCCAGGCCGCCGACGACCCCGTGAAGCTCACCGACGACCAGGCCCTGGCCCTCCTCCACGCCGACGGCCAGGCCCTGGACGAGCTGTGCCGGATCGCGGACACGCTGCGTCGTGACGTGGTCGGTGACGACGTCACCTACGTCGTCACCAGGAACATCAACTTCACCAACGTCTGCTACACCGGCTGCCGTTTCTGCGCCTTCGCCCAGCGGCGTACGGACGCCGACGCGTACACCCTCTCCCTGGACCAGGTCGCCGACCGCGCGGCCCAGGCGTGGGACGTCGGCGCGGTCGAGGTCTGCATGCAGGGCGGCATCCACCCGGACCTGCCGGGCACCGCGTACTTCGACATCGCGCGGGCCGTGCGGGAACGCGTCCCGGACCTGCACGTCCACGCGTTCTCCCCGATGGAGGTCGTCAACGGCGCGACCCGAACCGGCCTGTCCATCCGCGACTGGCTGCTCGCCGCCCGGGAGGCCGGTCTCGGCTCGATCCCCGGGACCGCCGCCGAGATCCTCGACGACGAGGTCCGCTGGATCCTCACCAAGGGCAAGCTCCCGACGGCCACCTGGCTGGAGGTGATCAGGACGGCCCACGAGGTGGGCCTGCGGTCCTCCTCGACCATGATGTACGGCCACGTCGACCAGCCCCGCCACTGGCTCGGCCACTTCAGGACGCTCGCCCGCCTCCAGCAGGAGACCGGCGGCTTCACGGAGTTCGTCACCCTCCCCTTCATCCACACCAACGCCCCGGTCTACCTGGCGGGCATCGCCCGCCCCGGCCCCACCGACCGGGACAACCGGGCCGTCACCGCGATGGCCCGGTTGCTGCTCCACCCGCACATCACCAACATCCAGACCAGCTGGGTCAAGCTGGGCACCGAGGGCGCGGCCGAGATGCTGCGCTCAGGCGCCAACGACCTGGGCGGAACCCTGATGGAGGAGACCATCTCCCGGATGGCGGGGTCGAGTTACGGCTCGTACCGGTCGGTCCAGGACCTGGTCGCCATCGCCGACCTGGCGGGCCGGCCGGCGAAGCCGCGTACGACGCTGTACGGCGAGGTGCCCGAGGAGCGGATCAGGGCCGCGGCGGCCTCGGACGGGCACCTTCCGGAGCTGCTGCCGGTGCTGGAGGGCTGA
- a CDS encoding HAD family hydrolase, with protein METIVFDIGETLVRDDRLWASWADWLGVPPHTVSALVGAAVSQGRDSMDALRVLRPGMDVTEAYGARMAAGRGEHLGERDLYPDVRPALAELRALGLRVVVAGNRTARAGELLRALDLPADLVVTSEEWGVAAPDPAFFARVLEVAHAPAHATLYVGDHPADDLFPARSCGLRTAHLRRGPYGHWWADHPDVTRTADWCVDALTDLPALLDGDRATPRDDGPFTPETSGRPVLETAAPPTPQSPAGGTPHSADAHVPGSAAPSAPPPRGTAPAASPSAGRPAL; from the coding sequence ATGGAAACCATCGTCTTCGACATCGGCGAAACCCTCGTCCGTGACGACCGCCTCTGGGCCTCCTGGGCCGACTGGCTGGGCGTTCCGCCGCACACGGTCAGCGCCCTGGTCGGCGCTGCGGTCAGTCAGGGGCGGGACAGCATGGACGCGCTGCGCGTCCTGCGGCCCGGCATGGACGTCACCGAGGCGTACGGCGCCCGGATGGCGGCCGGCCGGGGCGAGCACCTGGGCGAGAGGGACCTGTACCCGGACGTCCGTCCCGCCCTGGCGGAACTCCGCGCGCTCGGCCTGCGGGTGGTCGTCGCGGGCAACCGGACCGCCCGGGCCGGGGAGCTGCTGCGGGCCCTGGACCTGCCGGCGGATCTGGTGGTCACCTCGGAGGAGTGGGGTGTGGCCGCGCCGGACCCGGCGTTCTTCGCCCGCGTCCTGGAGGTCGCGCACGCCCCGGCGCACGCCACGCTGTACGTCGGCGACCACCCGGCCGACGACCTGTTCCCGGCCCGGTCCTGCGGGCTGCGGACCGCTCACCTCCGCCGTGGTCCGTACGGTCACTGGTGGGCGGACCACCCGGACGTGACGCGGACGGCCGACTGGTGCGTCGACGCCCTGACGGACCTGCCCGCGCTGCTCGACGGCGACCGGGCCACCCCCCGGGACGACGGCCCCTTCACCCCGGAAACCTCCGGCCGGCCGGTCCTCGAGACGGCGGCCCCACCCACACCGCAGAGCCCCGCCGGAGGCACTCCACACAGCGCGGACGCCCATGTGCCCGGGAGCGCGGCCCCGTCGGCCCCGCCGCCCCGGGGGACAGCCCCCGCCGCCTCGCCGAGCGCCGGCCGGCCGGCCCTGTAG
- a CDS encoding DUF397 domain-containing protein: MNTEQPHWFKSSYSGGEGGTCVEVATCPTTVHIRDSKATRGPQLGVTPTAWPAFVATHSELIERRP; the protein is encoded by the coding sequence ATGAACACCGAGCAACCGCACTGGTTCAAGAGTAGCTACAGCGGTGGCGAGGGCGGCACCTGCGTCGAGGTCGCCACCTGCCCCACCACCGTCCACATCCGCGACTCCAAGGCCACCCGGGGACCACAACTCGGCGTGACCCCCACCGCCTGGCCCGCGTTCGTCGCCACGCACAGCGAACTGATCGAGCGGCGACCGTGA
- a CDS encoding peptidoglycan D,D-transpeptidase FtsI family protein — MNRPLRHIAIFCGLLMLALLVRANWLQFAKSEELANHEYNRRVKITQFATPRGDIIVNGKAITGSKEVEGTDFKYQRTFKQGKMYAPVTGYASQAQGMSLLEKTYDNILSGQDERFAFRHAKDILTGEPRRAGDVITTIDPKAQEAGYKGLTDLDARGAVVALEPSTGKVLALVSTPSYDPSVFAGNSYKEGDRFQALVDDKSKPLANRPLRETFPPGSTFKILTAAAALEHGVVTDVNAPTDAASPYQLPQSTTKISSEAGDAACDKASLKTAMQYSCNNVFLDAALKVGDVKMRETAEKFGFNEDVYSAEFGDMLATKSLYPEELDKPGTALTGMGQGSLTSTPMQMAMVTAALANDGKLMQPHIVEELRGPDISTLEKHQPKQMSQAVSEQTARKVQEMMEFTAAEGSAQKALIDGVTVGGKTGTAQRGNDVSKEVPYGWFVSYGKASDGRSVAVAVFIDPTAMDISRSDISGGSLGAPIAKSVMQAVLGK; from the coding sequence ATGAACAGGCCGTTGCGACATATAGCGATCTTCTGCGGGCTTCTCATGCTGGCCCTGCTGGTCCGGGCGAACTGGCTCCAGTTCGCCAAGAGCGAGGAGCTGGCCAACCACGAGTACAACCGGCGGGTGAAGATCACCCAGTTCGCGACGCCTCGGGGCGACATCATCGTGAACGGCAAGGCGATCACCGGTTCGAAGGAGGTCGAGGGGACCGACTTCAAGTACCAGCGCACCTTCAAGCAGGGCAAGATGTACGCCCCGGTCACCGGCTACGCCTCGCAGGCGCAGGGCATGTCACTCCTGGAGAAGACGTACGACAACATCCTCAGCGGCCAGGACGAGCGGTTCGCCTTCCGGCACGCCAAGGACATCCTCACCGGTGAACCGCGCCGGGCGGGCGACGTGATCACGACGATCGACCCGAAGGCGCAGGAGGCGGGGTACAAGGGGCTGACCGACCTGGACGCCCGGGGCGCGGTCGTCGCGCTGGAGCCGTCGACCGGCAAGGTGCTCGCCCTGGTCTCGACGCCCTCGTACGACCCGTCGGTCTTCGCCGGGAACTCCTACAAGGAGGGCGACAGGTTCCAGGCGCTGGTGGACGACAAGAGCAAGCCGCTGGCCAACCGGCCGCTGCGGGAGACCTTCCCGCCCGGTTCCACCTTCAAGATCCTCACGGCCGCCGCGGCTCTGGAGCACGGCGTCGTCACGGACGTCAACGCACCGACCGACGCGGCCTCCCCGTACCAGCTGCCGCAGTCGACGACCAAGATCAGCAGCGAGGCCGGTGACGCGGCGTGCGACAAGGCGTCGCTGAAGACGGCCATGCAGTACTCCTGCAACAACGTCTTCCTGGACGCCGCCCTCAAGGTCGGTGACGTGAAGATGCGGGAGACGGCCGAGAAGTTCGGCTTCAACGAGGACGTCTACTCGGCGGAGTTCGGCGACATGCTCGCCACGAAGAGCCTCTACCCCGAGGAGCTCGACAAGCCCGGTACCGCCCTGACGGGTATGGGCCAGGGCAGCCTCACCAGCACACCGATGCAGATGGCGATGGTGACGGCGGCGCTCGCCAACGACGGCAAGCTGATGCAGCCGCACATCGTGGAGGAGCTGCGCGGCCCGGACATCTCGACGCTGGAGAAGCACCAGCCGAAGCAGATGAGCCAGGCCGTCTCGGAGCAGACGGCGAGGAAGGTCCAGGAGATGATGGAGTTCACCGCCGCGGAGGGCAGCGCGCAGAAGGCGCTGATCGACGGCGTGACGGTGGGCGGAAAGACCGGGACGGCGCAGCGCGGCAACGACGTGAGCAAGGAAGTCCCGTACGGCTGGTTCGTCTCGTACGGCAAGGCGTCCGACGGCCGGTCGGTGGCCGTCGCGGTGTTCATCGACCCGACGGCGATGGACATCTCCCGGTCCGACATCTCCGGTGGCAGCCTCGGCGCCCCGATCGCGAAGAGCGTGATGCAGGCGGTCCTGGGCAAGTAG
- a CDS encoding AMP-dependent synthetase/ligase encodes MSTSASAAAPAAPAVPALVEPTRVRAADGTVREVSVPLFAPTVRRGSLAEIPFDNAREAPAEAVLSRKQPDGGWQDVTAADFAAEVRAVAKGLIAEGLQAGDRIAIMARTTYEWTLLDFASWAAGLVTVPVYPTSSAFQTRWILQDSGAAACAVESTEQGRLVSQERQQISSLTHLWQLDTGTIDRLKSLGKDIPDAAVAARRATLEPHSPATLIYTSGTTGRPKGCVLTHGNFFAEVDNAIGLLHPVFTSVSKDPASTLLFLPLSHVFGRMVAIGCMRARVRLGHAPSIRTEDLLADLAGFKPSFLLAIPYVLEKVYNTGRATAENMGRATSFDRAARIAQRYGEAVEAAQHGTGPGPGLGLRAARALYDPLVYRRIRAALGGHVRYAICGGSPLGHRLAAFYAGAGIQIFEGYGLTETTAAATVTPPLRPRLGTVGWPLPGTAVRIAEDGEVLLSGGQIFQGYWDAERGGPAPYLEDGWFPTGDLGELDEDGYLTITGRKKDILITSGGKNVTPAPLEDWLRAHPLVGQCMVVGDGKPFISALITLEPDGLAHWRRMRGKEGVPLRELVRDEELRTMLRRAVDEANRLVSRAESIREFTVLPVEFTEEGGHLTPSLKLKRDAVTRDFAAEIEEMYRK; translated from the coding sequence GTGTCCACGTCCGCCTCTGCCGCCGCACCCGCCGCACCTGCCGTTCCCGCCCTGGTCGAGCCGACCAGGGTCAGAGCGGCGGACGGCACGGTGCGAGAGGTCTCCGTACCCCTGTTCGCGCCGACCGTACGGCGCGGTTCCCTCGCCGAGATCCCCTTCGACAACGCCCGCGAGGCCCCTGCCGAAGCCGTCCTCAGCCGCAAACAGCCGGACGGCGGCTGGCAGGACGTCACCGCCGCCGACTTCGCGGCCGAGGTGCGGGCCGTCGCCAAGGGGCTGATCGCGGAGGGCCTCCAGGCGGGCGACCGGATCGCGATCATGGCCCGTACGACCTACGAGTGGACGCTGCTCGACTTCGCGTCCTGGGCGGCGGGGCTGGTCACCGTGCCCGTCTACCCGACCTCCTCCGCCTTCCAGACCCGCTGGATCCTCCAGGACTCCGGGGCCGCCGCCTGCGCCGTGGAGAGTACGGAGCAGGGCAGGCTGGTCAGCCAGGAGCGGCAGCAGATCAGCTCCCTCACCCATCTGTGGCAGCTCGACACGGGCACCATCGACCGCCTCAAGTCGCTCGGCAAGGACATCCCGGACGCGGCGGTCGCCGCACGCCGCGCCACGCTGGAGCCGCACAGCCCCGCCACCCTCATCTACACCTCGGGCACCACGGGCCGGCCCAAAGGCTGCGTGCTGACCCACGGCAACTTCTTCGCCGAGGTCGACAACGCCATCGGACTGCTCCACCCGGTCTTCACATCCGTTTCCAAGGACCCGGCGTCCACCCTGCTGTTCCTGCCGCTCAGTCATGTCTTCGGCCGGATGGTGGCGATCGGCTGCATGCGGGCCCGGGTCCGCCTCGGGCACGCGCCGTCCATCAGGACCGAGGACCTGCTCGCAGACCTGGCGGGCTTCAAACCGTCCTTCCTGCTGGCCATCCCGTATGTGCTGGAGAAGGTCTACAACACCGGCAGGGCCACCGCCGAGAACATGGGCCGCGCCACCTCCTTCGACCGTGCCGCCCGTATCGCCCAGCGCTACGGCGAGGCGGTCGAGGCCGCCCAGCACGGCACGGGCCCCGGACCGGGCCTCGGGCTGCGGGCCGCACGCGCGCTGTACGACCCGCTGGTCTACCGGCGCATCCGGGCCGCGCTGGGCGGCCACGTGCGGTATGCGATCTGCGGCGGATCACCGCTGGGCCACCGGCTCGCGGCGTTCTACGCGGGCGCCGGCATCCAGATATTCGAGGGTTACGGTCTGACGGAGACCACCGCCGCCGCCACCGTCACCCCGCCCCTCAGGCCCCGGCTGGGCACGGTGGGCTGGCCGCTGCCGGGCACCGCCGTGCGCATCGCCGAGGACGGTGAGGTGCTGCTCAGCGGCGGCCAGATCTTCCAGGGCTACTGGGACGCCGAACGCGGCGGGCCGGCCCCGTACCTGGAGGACGGCTGGTTCCCGACGGGCGATCTGGGGGAGCTGGACGAGGACGGCTACCTCACGATCACCGGCCGCAAGAAGGACATCCTGATCACCTCCGGAGGCAAGAACGTCACCCCCGCCCCGCTGGAGGACTGGCTGCGCGCCCATCCGCTGGTCGGCCAGTGCATGGTCGTCGGCGACGGCAAGCCCTTCATCAGCGCCCTGATCACCCTGGAACCGGACGGGCTCGCCCACTGGCGCCGCATGCGCGGCAAGGAAGGGGTGCCGCTCCGCGAACTCGTCCGCGACGAGGAGCTGCGCACGATGCTCCGGCGTGCCGTCGACGAGGCGAACCGGCTGGTCTCGCGGGCCGAGTCGATCCGCGAGTTCACCGTGCTGCCCGTGGAGTTCACCGAGGAGGGCGGGCACCTCACGCCCTCCCTGAAACTGAAGCGGGATGCCGTTACCCGGGACTTCGCCGCCGAGATCGAGGAGATGTACCGGAAGTAG